ATCGGGAGAATTTCCACTATCGCTGGCAGACCAGCCGGGCTGTGAGCGCTGGACAATGAGAACTCATGTTATCAAGGCTGTTATAAATTTGCCTGTTGAAAAAAATGTTAGACAAACAATAGTTAAGGAGATCCCTGGTAATAGAATAGATATCATCGAGTTGTATCTTAAGTAGAACTGTGACTTGGTATTATAATTGTGCATTTTTTCATAAAGTTGTGCTCCTGGGGTTGTTTGTATATCTTCCATAAATATAATTGTTTGGAGTGGAAGATGTCACGGTTGATCTGATAATGAATGTCCTTAGAGCACTTTCCAGTCAGAATTTTGATATCCATAGAAAAACACTCGACATTGTTCGATTGTTCTCACACTAAAAAATGAAGTTGTGAAAATTCAAAGTTGTGAGCTTGAGAAAAATAGTGTGTACCATCCTCATCCAATCTATTTATTCATGTGCCATAAAGTTTCTAGAAGTGGCAAGCACTATGGTCCATATGTTGATGGACTTTTTAGGCCACAGTAATATTACTTATGTAATTGATGTGGTTGTTTTTGTCCGATAGATTATTGAAACTAACCCAAAATTAAGAATTTCCATTGTGAAAAGGCTACTAGACACTTTCTACAAATTCGAGCAGTATGTGTTTGTTCCTGTGCCTTTTTAATTATTAGAGAGTATTGTTTATCTCTTTCTGAAGTAGAGAGTGGCATCACAACTATCAAGCAGTGCCTTGAAGACCTACCATTTTACTCAGTTTCTGAGGAAAGCGAAGGTACTGATTCTTAAAAAAAGACTCAGCAAGCAAATTTCATTACTACTTTGTCGTCTAGAAGATTAGTTGTACTTGCTGATAGGACATATGCTACTAAAAGTGCTGCATCTGAAACTGCTTTCTCTCCTCCGATAGTTTTTCAAAGATCTTTAACCACTAAAAATCTGAGATTCATTCTTCTCACTGGTGATTTTTTTCTGGGAGCAGTTATTGTTTTACACTGACTAAGCTCATTCTAAGGTTGGAAGAAGTTCAAACATCAAAAATTGAAGTGAACAAAGCAACAACAAATGCATTATTGATCATGGGCTCAATGTTATAGCTAGGGCAGTCTTATGTTCTTCTCACCCAATTGACAATGATTCTTATGACATAATAGATTTTTGCATAAGATTGCTCTGTAATATGGGTAACGAGGTTAAGAACATCTGGTTAAGCTCTTATCGCGAGAGCTTTGTTAATATATTTTCTGATAAACTACTATGAGAAGCAGAGGATATCAAAGCAAGGGCACAAATTTCTCACTCCTAGCCAGATGACCTCATTGATTTCTACCATTTGAAGTGTAGGAGGCTAAGAAATTTCTGCCTAAAACATGATGTGTTTGGAGGATACctgaaaaaatattagaaaaacaaTAGTTAAGGAGATCCTTGGTAATAGAATAGAAATCATGGAGTTGTATTTTAAGTAGATCTGTGACTTGATATTATAATTGTTCATTTCTTCATAAAGTTGTGCTCCTGGAGTTGTTTGTATTTATCTTGCATAAACAAGCTTTTGGAGGTGTTACAAATATTTATAGATCTTTATCTATTCTAATTTCTATATCTCACTAGGATATCATGCTTCCGTATGTAATGATTTATATAACAATGACTTCTTATTAGATATGTACTGTgtaaaagaataaaagaaaaatcaaaattgatgccatattttttttatttgttcttgGCAAAGAGGCCATATTCATAGTCTCCTAAATTTTGTAGATAAAATATGATTAGTTTGTATAGTCATTAGCATGATAGATATCGATACTTGTCATTGTTTTTGCCTTGATTTTTTACTTGTTTGCTCACATTTGCAGGTAAACTATATACCAGCTTGTACTTTTGAAACCTATGTTGAtcaatttgattattttattattaaagatAGTACTAACAACTTAATTACGCCTTATCTTTTGGGATATTTTATCCTTCTCTACAACTTTTATTAGtgtttttgttttgattttctttCGACGCTAGCTATGAATATTTGTTGCACAAAGGTTATTCTATTGTTAGAATTTGTTGCCAGCtattgttctttttattttttaaaaatattgttgCTGCACTTTTTTGGGTGTTGATTGTTGATTTTAATTCTTCTTGTGTTTAATATTTGCTTTCAAGTGGTATTTGTTTTGTTGTGTGGTGCTTATGGCTAGTTACAAATTTGCAGCTGGTAATCAGAAGATGAAGTGAAATTCAAAGCTGCCAAGTGAAAGCTTTCtatttatttgtataattgCTTTGTGAAAGACGAAATGATCCTTTATTGGTGTAAAGTTTCTATaggctttatttatttttgttattaatgTACTAATCTATACTTTCTGGTGTAAAATTTATTTACTCAAATAATGTTGCAATGTCTTTTTCAACCACTCATTTgatttatttgtaaaaaaatattcaaagatTTTATAGTACAATGTACTTCTAATTATTCTTTGGATCAAAGTttattgtttagatattttcaTTAAGGTTTCACATTAATTTATGGTAGTGTGGTTCATAGAACATGACAGTACCCTTTATGATAATATTATCTGTTGGAGTGACAGTtcacaaagaaaaaaatgaatccCTATAAAATATGTAACGACCGGATCATTTGTGGTCGCTAAATATTTTTAACGATCGAATTGAATATCCGATTGTGTACTTTTAACGAAGGAACTTTTAACGAAGGTGACGATCGGAATCAAATCGATCGTAATTAACCTTTAACGACCGAATTATGAGTTTTAGCGACAATTTTTCTATGctaaagattttttttcttgtagtaTAATTAGTAACTAATAAGTAAAAATTAATTCCTACTTTCAATCTAAAATTTGTTCAAGTTAACATCAATGATTGCTAATAATATGCTCAGTTTGTAAACAAACAGAATAGTATTTTGATTTTAGATTTTGTTCATACAGATCATATTCTCCTCCAATCCCTAATTCTCTTTGTCCAAAATATAGTCCATGGAGGAAAGTTACACAAAATGTATGTTTGTGCCTTAAAAATAAAGGACCCATGTCAAATATGTGAATGTGAATATGATCAGTTGATAAAAATTTACTTGCATTGGATATTTACgtcaaattataataaattattatggTTTAAGTGGTTTAATGAAGTGAAAtacatattaattaattatgattacaTATATGACTTCATTACGCattaattaatttcataattaCGTAAAAAAGTCTATATTTAAatgcataacatgcatgaattgatttgatataaacATCTGATACACGTAAGTTTTTAGGATATCTTTTGAACTTAGCTTGTTGATAGTAATATAGATAGCTAGCACCTAGCAGTGATGGGATTGAATTATTTGCTTAAAATTAATATACAATATTGCCAATGTAGGAAATTCCCAACTCCCTTGTAATTACTTTCTTGGAACCTTCCTTTCATAACTAATTAACTACTATAGTACTATATAGTACTGATGCAAAAACAAAAATCATCTTGAATATACGAGTATATTACATTATAAATCCCCTCGTTGTTTTTGTcagtttaattaattaacagaATTAGATGGGGGAGCTCAATAGATCTTATTCTGTTTCTATTTTTTCATCACTACTATATAGTACTATATTTTCCTTCTTGTTTTTTGTAAATGTGAACAGTTTTGATCCCCTTATTCAGTTTCctaaattgaagaatccaacAGGCAAATCAATTACCCTTCTTTACGTGAATGAATTTGGAGCCAAAGGAGATGGCATCACCGATGACACTAAGGTAATTCCTTTTTCGGGTTAAATTAGCGTCTAATATTTATGCTATCagtacattttaaaaataactatAAATAAATCTATTTAATATTCTCATCATTAATAAGTAATTTAAATAGGAAAGAACGGTTTTAGTCCTTGTGTTATTGcataattttagttttagtcCATGTGTTATTTGACTATGCACATTTAAcctttaattatttgaagtgtggATTTTGGTCATTGGAGTTAacaaaagttaattatttatcaaaataattattttaaaatatataaaataaaataaattgaagggTTGGTGATTCTAAACGCTTGAAGAATTATGTgggtaaaataattaaatttaataaaaataaaatgttaaattttttaaagagtGAAAGTTGTTAGAACACCATTGATAGCCTTAAGGAGCCTGTCCATCTACTAAACCCTCAAATGTAATCGTATTTGAATAAAATGGAgctaatgaataaaatataattttaattttatatacataattcATCAAGCATTTAAAATTACCaacccttttattttattttattttatatatcatcaAATAATCATTTTGTTAAATAGTTAACTTTTGTTAACTTCAAGGACTAAAACTGAACATTTCAAATAAATGAATATTAAATATGCATAGTCAAATAATACAGGGACTAAAACTGAAATTATACAATAACATAAGGACTAAAATAACTATTTTCTCGAACTTAAAATGTATAAGTGTTACAATGCAAGTGTATATTATACTCATCATTTACCATCCTCATTATTATAGTTGTGGAGCCAAAATTTGACAAAGGATGTACAAATTTTCTTCTTAGATGAGCAAATATTAAATATACACCTATAACAGATAACATTTAACCTTTATATACCACATAATTTTTTACCTATGAATGTGCATGGGACGACCCTTCGCCTAAAAGATGGATAAAAGATGAATACCACACATATTACCCATTTAAAAATGAATAGTTTAATGGGTAAAATGGGGGTAAAGAGgcccatctttataaaattaagaaaaaacgacattaatattttttttgggtgtAGGTAGTCGGGGTAGGGGGGTTGGGGTTGGGGGTGAGTGggataaggaaaaaaaatatttttttctaaaaaaaaaataattttttttgggagGGGTCTAGAAGGGGCGGGGGGTTGGTGAGGGGgagtgataaaaaaaaattaaaaaattaaagattttttttaaaaaaacaaattaattttttttacatttttttggGTATGGGTGGGGCGGAGGATTGGGGTAaggaaagtaaaaaaatatttttttttgaagggtGAGGGTGGGGTAAGGGTGGTATGAATTGGGGGTCGAGTTAGGGGTTGGCGGGAGGGTGGGCTGGTAGGGGATGAGAGCCAGATTAGGGGTGGGGGTGATAAAAGAattaacatttttaaaaaaacatatttaaaagttctttttttttttcgtgGGGACGAGGGGTGAGGAGTGGGGTTAaaagattttgattttgatactTTTAATAGGATTCCTAGCTACTATAATATgagtatttatatttatttatattatctGTTTGGTAACTCGTTTTACTCCGTTTAAAATATGAATCGAGTCGAGTACTTTATCCATTTTTGTTTAACTAATTTTCGATCGATTTACGTTCGACTCGATCCGTTTATTTGTCACTCCTACTCATACACACACAATAGTCACTCTTTAGTTGGGCATTCAACATTACCTATTGATAAATTTCTAACTTGAggtcttcttttttaaaatttttaattgatttaattgtGAAATAACATGACATGTGTATCTAAGAAATTAGTCTTTTGATTAGAGTATGATTTGCGAGAGAGAATAAAGTGTACCGCCTTGCCATTGTCACGAATCTATTTATAGTCGCGATGGTTAATGCCGGTACTAAGCTTTTTTGTAACTATTTTCCAGGTTTTTCAAGATGTTTGGAAAATGGCGTGTTCTTCACGATTACgaccaaaaataataatccCAAATGGACACTCATTCTTAGTTCGACCAATTGATTTTGTTGGGCCTTGTCGATCAAAGGTTACTCTATTAGTAAGTACTTCTAaactctaaaaataatattgtaacaATGGAGTATGTTCTATGTTTTACAACATATATAGCATATAGATAACATATTTGCAATATTAATATTACAGATTGAAGGTTCAATTGTAGCGCCAAAAGATCCAAAAGTGTGGGATGGATTGGATGCACATAAATGGCTTTATTTTGTTAAAGTGAGACACCTGACTGTACAAGGAGGAGGAACAATTAATGGGATGGGCAAAAAATGGTGGGCTACTTCATGCAAGATTAATACAACCAATgtaattatcattattttaccatatatagcattcattattcattttaattttgagCAAAAATAATCactattttaaagttttaaattttataaataaaatttctaagttATTATTTTGGAGTTTTCTTGCGGATTTTTGACAATAACTATTTTTCAATTATGGAGTTTCCCTTAGTGTTTTATAGAATATTAATTCCTTCGCAATCATTAAAGTCTGACGCGATACAATCTTTTATTTTTGCAGCCTTGTCGACATGCTCCAACAGTAGGTGCTATTTTTCCCAATCTCGTTTGTTTTAAGAGTTTAACTTCTATAGATTGATAATATTAAcgaaattttatattattagagTCAGActttaacttaattattatgGTCATGATTATTCATTAAATTACTGAAAATACAGGCTATGAGTTTCCACAGATGCAACAATTTAAAAGTGAGGGACATAAGGATGCTAAATAGCCAACAAATGCATATATCAATTTCTAGTTGCATAAATGTTGAAGTATCACGTATAATTGTGCAAGCACCAGCTAAGAGTCCTAACACTGATGG
This Solanum dulcamara chromosome 8, daSolDulc1.2, whole genome shotgun sequence DNA region includes the following protein-coding sequences:
- the LOC129899394 gene encoding probable polygalacturonase At1g80170 is translated as MGELNRSYSVSIFSSLLYSTIFSFLFFVNVNSFDPLIQFPKLKNPTGKSITLLYVNEFGAKGDGITDDTKVFQDVWKMACSSRLRPKIIIPNGHSFLVRPIDFVGPCRSKVTLLIEGSIVAPKDPKVWDGLDAHKWLYFVKVRHLTVQGGGTINGMGKKWWATSCKINTTNPCRHAPTAMSFHRCNNLKVRDIRMLNSQQMHISISSCINVEVSRIIVQAPAKSPNTDGIHVTSSTHVAIKDCTIRTGDDCISIVSNSSSILVKNIACGPGHGISIGSLGKSNSWSQVYNVCVDGVYLSNTENGVRIKTWQGGRGFVRKISFMNVWMENVSNPIIIDQYYCDSPLPCPNQTWGVSIHSVSFVGIRGTSATKDATKFACSDSSPCRKLFLKDVQLVSHLGFPTTSFCWKAYGSTSGLNNPPSCFNFMQQPTKYLSNWSHQSI